In Neisseria animalis, a single window of DNA contains:
- a CDS encoding serine hydrolase has product MAAAPAVADDLDVLGQFLEQNFPTQQDALENFANSRLEAQALVAGPLLSSQSALILNNKTGEVLYQKNANSVRPIASISKLMSAMVVLDAKLDMDEMITITPAEIDRLKGTGSRLAIGTTMTRGEMLHLSLMSSENRATHALGRTYPGGMEAFVAAMNRKAQNLGMFSSRFYEPTGLDFRNVSTAHDLSRLVAAASKYPLIRSNSTSNYGSVFTPRGRQNYRNSNALVREGSWNIELQKTGYIRESGRSMVVKANVQNQPITIVLLNSPSSATRVNDARRIETWMVQRPS; this is encoded by the coding sequence ATGGCTGCCGCACCTGCCGTGGCGGACGATTTGGACGTATTGGGTCAGTTTCTGGAGCAAAATTTCCCGACACAGCAAGATGCTTTGGAAAACTTTGCCAACAGCCGTCTGGAAGCGCAGGCTTTGGTGGCGGGACCCTTGCTTTCTTCACAATCCGCTTTGATTTTAAACAATAAAACAGGCGAAGTGCTGTATCAGAAAAATGCCAACAGCGTCCGTCCGATCGCTTCTATTTCCAAATTGATGAGCGCGATGGTGGTGTTGGACGCCAAGTTGGACATGGACGAGATGATTACCATTACGCCTGCGGAAATCGACCGCTTGAAAGGTACGGGCAGCCGCTTGGCCATCGGTACGACAATGACGCGCGGCGAAATGCTCCATTTGAGTTTGATGAGCAGCGAAAACCGCGCAACTCATGCTTTGGGGCGCACTTATCCGGGCGGCATGGAAGCCTTTGTTGCCGCGATGAACCGCAAGGCGCAAAATCTCGGTATGTTCAGCAGCCGTTTTTACGAGCCTACCGGTTTGGACTTCCGCAATGTTTCCACTGCACATGATTTGAGCCGTTTGGTGGCGGCCGCCAGCAAATATCCTTTAATCCGCAGCAATTCTACTTCCAACTACGGCTCGGTATTCACACCGCGCGGCCGTCAGAACTATCGGAACTCCAATGCTTTGGTGCGTGAAGGAAGTTGGAACATCGAGTTGCAGAAAACCGGCTATATCCGCGAATCAGGCCGCTCGATGGTGGTTAAGGCAAATGTACAGAACCAGCCGATTACCATTGTATTGCTGAATTCTCCGTCTTCCGCTACCCGCGTAAACGATGCGCGCAGAATCGAAACATGGATGGTGCAGCGACCGTCTTAA
- a CDS encoding M48 family metallopeptidase yields MLKKRIRYTLLAAVAALAGCTTVADLAGYNTAALNQSAAKSYSEVIRKAQGQQLIDNTSRTARRIQTVFGRLKPYADQANQTGVPFNWQMSVIRSDEMNAWAMPGGKMAMYTGMVERLKLTDDEIAAVVGHEMTHALLEHSKQALGGQVLTQLGGSILARQTGIDGRLIGLGSDLLATKPFSRHHENEADAGGLRLMAQAGYNPQAAVSVWEKMNRAKGGTSISILSTHPSNNARIEAIRKRLPEVMPVYERSKR; encoded by the coding sequence ATGCTGAAAAAACGAATACGTTATACCTTGCTGGCAGCAGTTGCGGCATTGGCAGGCTGTACCACCGTAGCAGATTTGGCCGGCTACAATACCGCCGCGCTGAACCAAAGTGCGGCAAAAAGCTATTCCGAAGTTATACGGAAGGCGCAAGGCCAGCAATTAATCGACAATACATCACGCACCGCCCGCCGCATTCAGACTGTGTTCGGCCGTCTTAAGCCATATGCCGACCAAGCCAATCAAACAGGCGTACCGTTCAACTGGCAGATGAGCGTTATCCGCAGTGATGAGATGAACGCATGGGCCATGCCGGGCGGTAAAATGGCCATGTACACCGGCATGGTGGAGCGTTTGAAGCTGACGGACGACGAAATCGCTGCCGTGGTCGGCCATGAAATGACCCATGCGTTGTTGGAGCACAGCAAGCAGGCGTTGGGCGGACAGGTCTTGACCCAACTGGGCGGCTCTATCCTTGCCAGACAAACCGGTATCGACGGCAGACTGATTGGCTTGGGTTCGGATTTGCTGGCCACCAAACCGTTTTCCCGCCATCATGAAAACGAAGCAGATGCGGGTGGTTTGCGTCTGATGGCGCAGGCGGGCTACAATCCGCAGGCTGCCGTGAGTGTATGGGAAAAAATGAACCGCGCCAAAGGCGGCACTTCTATTTCTATTCTTTCGACACACCCGTCCAATAATGCGCGGATTGAGGCAATCCGTAAGCGGCTGCCGGAAGTGATGCCGGTTTACGAACGGAGCAAACGGTAG
- the tmk gene encoding dTMP kinase, giving the protein MLSRAQFITLDGIDGAGKSTNLAVIKEWFERNRLPVLFTREPGGTPVGEALRGLLLDPETQISLRTETLLMFAARQQHLESVILPTLQKGIHVVSDRFSDATFAYQGGGRGVPLSDIAGLEQWVQQGFQPDLTLLLDIPLEVSMSRITQTREKDRFEQEQADFFTRVRNVYLQRAQAAPQRYALIDSNRSLSDVKTAIEAALDRHFGI; this is encoded by the coding sequence ATGCTTTCACGCGCACAATTTATCACCTTAGACGGCATCGACGGCGCCGGCAAATCCACCAATCTTGCCGTCATCAAAGAATGGTTTGAGCGCAACCGCCTGCCCGTACTGTTTACCCGCGAACCCGGCGGCACACCTGTCGGCGAAGCCCTGCGCGGCCTGCTGCTCGACCCCGAAACCCAAATCAGCCTGCGTACCGAAACCCTGCTGATGTTTGCAGCAAGACAACAGCATTTGGAAAGCGTTATCCTGCCCACCCTCCAAAAAGGCATTCATGTTGTCTCCGACCGCTTCAGCGATGCCACCTTTGCCTATCAGGGCGGCGGGCGCGGCGTTCCCCTGTCGGATATTGCCGGCTTGGAGCAATGGGTACAGCAAGGTTTCCAACCCGACTTAACCCTGCTGTTGGACATACCGCTGGAAGTATCCATGAGCCGCATCACCCAAACCCGCGAAAAAGACCGCTTTGAGCAAGAGCAGGCCGACTTTTTCACACGCGTCCGCAACGTGTACCTGCAACGCGCCCAAGCCGCGCCGCAACGCTATGCCCTGATCGACAGCAACCGCAGTTTAAGCGATGTCAAAACCGCTATTGAAGCCGCATTAGACCGCCATTTCGGTATCTGA
- a CDS encoding outer membrane protein assembly factor BamD: MKKILLIVSLSLALGACANTGTIDKDAQITQDWSVQQLYAEAQDELNSSNYTRAIKLYELLESRFPYGRYAQQSQLDTAYAYYKDDEPAKALAAIDRFQRHHPQHPNMDYALYLKGLVLFNEDQSFLNKLASQDWSDRDPKANRDAYAAFAQLIQHYPNSKYAPDATARMVKLVDALGGNELSVARYYMKRGAYIAAVNRAQKIVEQYQNTRYVEESLAMMEAAYKKLDKPKLAEDTRRILAHNFPNSPYLQQEWRNSDIPWWRYWK; the protein is encoded by the coding sequence ATGAAAAAAATTCTTTTAATTGTTTCGTTAAGTCTGGCACTCGGTGCATGCGCCAATACCGGCACCATCGATAAAGACGCGCAGATTACCCAAGATTGGAGCGTGCAGCAACTCTACGCGGAAGCGCAGGACGAGTTGAACAGCAGCAATTATACGCGAGCCATCAAATTATATGAACTTTTAGAATCGCGTTTCCCCTACGGCCGCTATGCACAGCAGTCGCAACTGGATACTGCTTACGCCTATTATAAAGACGACGAGCCGGCCAAAGCCCTTGCCGCCATCGACCGCTTCCAGCGCCACCACCCGCAACATCCGAACATGGACTATGCGCTGTACCTGAAAGGTTTGGTGCTGTTTAACGAAGACCAATCGTTTTTGAACAAACTGGCTTCGCAAGACTGGTCCGACCGCGACCCGAAAGCCAACCGTGATGCCTATGCTGCGTTTGCCCAACTGATTCAGCACTACCCCAACAGCAAATACGCGCCGGACGCGACCGCCCGCATGGTCAAACTGGTGGACGCATTGGGCGGCAACGAATTATCGGTTGCCCGCTACTACATGAAACGCGGTGCCTACATCGCCGCCGTCAACCGCGCGCAAAAAATTGTCGAGCAATACCAAAACACCCGCTATGTCGAAGAATCTCTGGCCATGATGGAAGCCGCCTACAAAAAACTCGACAAACCGAAGCTGGCAGAAGACACCCGCCGCATTCTGGCACACAACTTCCCAAACAGCCCTTATCTGCAACAAGAATGGCGCAACAGCGACATTCCGTGGTGGCGTTATTGGAAATAA
- the rluD gene encoding 23S rRNA pseudouridine(1911/1915/1917) synthase RluD: MQNTSFDNEADYSDDLDFAAAPEAESCVKLTVPLDMAGLRLDAALAKLMPEYSRSRLSTWIKDGAVEVNGKAAQPKDKLIGGEFITVRVRPSEENLAFTPEAMDLDVVYEDDTVIVVNKPAGLVVHPAAGNWTGTLLNGLLAHCPELSQVPRAGIVHRLDKDTSGLMVVAKNLPAQNALVQQLQARTVKRIYRAVANGVVPFDGKIDTLIGRDPHNRLKMAVVKYNGKPAITHVKVLERYPAHSYIECSLETGRTHQIRVHMREANHPLAGDPVYGNPRHPCSEVAKETVKHLQRQALHAYRLSFVHPKTQQTVSFEAPLPEDMYHLLSVLRLEAGLDSSLSREEEWQEKLDKDDDDDWNEDDYDVEVVYVRE; this comes from the coding sequence ATGCAAAATACTTCCTTTGATAATGAAGCCGATTATAGCGATGATTTAGACTTTGCGGCAGCCCCCGAAGCAGAAAGTTGTGTTAAATTGACCGTTCCGCTGGATATGGCGGGTTTGCGCTTGGACGCAGCATTGGCCAAGCTGATGCCCGAATATTCGCGCAGCCGTCTGAGTACATGGATTAAGGACGGTGCGGTTGAGGTAAACGGTAAGGCGGCGCAGCCGAAGGATAAGCTGATAGGCGGAGAGTTTATCACAGTCCGCGTGCGTCCCAGTGAAGAAAATCTGGCGTTTACGCCCGAAGCCATGGACTTGGACGTGGTTTATGAAGACGATACCGTGATTGTGGTCAACAAACCTGCCGGCTTGGTTGTTCACCCGGCGGCGGGAAACTGGACGGGTACGCTGCTCAACGGCCTGCTCGCGCATTGCCCGGAGCTGTCCCAAGTGCCGCGCGCGGGTATTGTACACCGTCTGGACAAAGATACCAGCGGCCTGATGGTGGTGGCTAAGAACCTGCCGGCACAAAATGCATTGGTGCAGCAGCTTCAGGCGCGTACCGTAAAGCGTATTTATCGCGCCGTGGCCAACGGCGTTGTGCCGTTTGACGGTAAAATCGACACGCTCATCGGCCGCGATCCGCACAACCGCTTGAAAATGGCAGTGGTCAAATACAACGGTAAGCCTGCCATTACCCATGTCAAAGTATTGGAGCGTTATCCGGCGCACAGCTATATCGAATGTTCGCTGGAAACCGGCAGAACCCATCAAATCCGCGTGCATATGCGCGAAGCCAACCACCCGCTGGCAGGCGACCCCGTTTACGGCAATCCGCGCCATCCGTGCAGCGAGGTTGCCAAAGAAACGGTCAAACACCTCCAACGCCAAGCCCTGCACGCTTACCGCCTGAGTTTTGTCCACCCGAAAACGCAGCAAACCGTATCTTTTGAAGCGCCGCTGCCGGAAGATATGTACCACTTGCTTTCTGTTTTACGCTTGGAAGCCGGTTTGGATTCATCGTTGAGCCGTGAAGAGGAATGGCAGGAAAAATTGGATAAAGACGATGACGATGATTGGAATGAAGATGATTATGATGTCGAAGTTGTCTATGTAAGAGAGTGA
- a CDS encoding ATP-binding cassette domain-containing protein, whose product MIELKNLTLQRGLKVLLDHADATVNPGQRVGLIGKNGTGKSSLFALIKGEIMPDGGEVRFPKNWKLAAVAQETPALDTSALDYVLQGDAELQAFQTALLQAEAQNDGMKQAEYHAKLDEIDAYTAPARAAKLLGGLGFSQEEHARPVKAFSGGWRMRLNLAQALMCRADLLLLDEPTNHLDLETVLWLESHLAGLPCTQIIISHDRDFLNATTTHTIELSNQKLTTYGGSYDFYQTERAQRLARQQAAYVKQQTQIKHLQSFIDRFKAKATKATQAQSRMKALAKLERIAPAHLDSEFSFAFEQPAHLPNPLLKLDKADLGYGGGVVLHDLNLSLESGARYGLLGVNGSGKSTFIKALAGELALSGGQIVRSDKLNTGYFAQHQLDTLRDDQSPVWHIQQLSPEVREQDIRNFLGGFNFVGDMALQKIEPFSGGEKARLALAMIVWQKPNLLLLDEPTNHLDLDMRHALTVALQSFQGALIVVSHDRSLLEATTDSFLLIDQGRLKPFDGDLNDYRLWRLAQENAAAVPAASAQSQSRKDTKRLEAQIRQEKAKRGKPLQQKIDKAEKEIAALTKQQTACEAFLAQESAYEEANKTKLQQTLAQLAETKVKLSELEENWLLWQEELERVLAEVDTEFS is encoded by the coding sequence ATGATTGAGCTGAAAAACCTGACTTTGCAACGCGGATTGAAAGTGTTGCTCGACCACGCCGACGCTACCGTCAACCCCGGCCAGCGCGTCGGCCTGATCGGTAAAAACGGTACGGGCAAGTCCAGCCTGTTTGCGCTGATTAAAGGCGAAATCATGCCGGACGGCGGAGAGGTCCGGTTTCCGAAAAACTGGAAGCTGGCCGCTGTGGCGCAGGAAACCCCCGCATTGGATACTTCCGCCTTGGATTATGTATTGCAGGGTGATGCCGAATTACAGGCTTTTCAGACGGCCTTGTTGCAGGCGGAAGCGCAAAACGACGGAATGAAACAGGCCGAATACCACGCCAAACTCGACGAAATCGATGCCTACACCGCGCCCGCCCGCGCCGCCAAACTGTTGGGCGGTTTGGGCTTTTCGCAAGAAGAACACGCCAGGCCGGTGAAGGCTTTTTCCGGCGGCTGGCGGATGCGCCTGAATCTGGCGCAGGCTCTGATGTGCCGTGCCGATTTGTTGCTGCTTGACGAACCGACCAACCACTTGGACTTGGAAACCGTGTTGTGGCTGGAAAGCCATCTGGCCGGCCTGCCGTGTACGCAAATCATCATTTCGCACGACCGTGATTTTTTGAACGCCACCACCACCCACACCATCGAGTTGTCCAACCAAAAGCTGACCACCTACGGCGGCAGCTACGATTTTTACCAAACCGAACGCGCCCAACGCCTTGCCCGGCAGCAGGCGGCCTATGTGAAACAGCAAACACAAATCAAACATCTGCAATCGTTTATCGACCGCTTTAAAGCCAAGGCCACCAAAGCCACGCAGGCGCAAAGTCGCATGAAGGCGCTGGCCAAGCTGGAACGCATCGCGCCTGCCCATCTCGACAGCGAATTTTCCTTTGCTTTCGAGCAGCCCGCCCATCTGCCCAATCCCTTGTTGAAACTGGATAAAGCCGATTTGGGTTATGGCGGCGGCGTGGTGTTGCACGATTTGAACCTGTCGTTGGAAAGCGGTGCGCGTTACGGCCTGTTGGGTGTGAACGGCAGCGGCAAATCCACCTTTATCAAGGCATTGGCGGGCGAGTTGGCACTGTCGGGCGGCCAGATTGTCCGTTCCGACAAGCTCAATACCGGCTATTTCGCACAGCACCAGCTCGACACCCTGCGCGACGACCAAAGTCCGGTTTGGCACATCCAGCAGCTCTCCCCCGAAGTGCGCGAACAGGACATCCGCAATTTCCTCGGCGGCTTCAATTTCGTCGGCGACATGGCCTTGCAGAAAATCGAACCGTTTTCCGGCGGTGAAAAGGCGCGGCTGGCCTTGGCGATGATTGTGTGGCAGAAGCCCAACCTGCTGCTGCTCGATGAACCGACCAACCATCTGGATTTAGATATGCGCCACGCCCTGACTGTAGCCTTGCAGAGTTTTCAAGGCGCACTGATTGTGGTGTCGCACGACCGCAGCCTGCTCGAAGCCACCACCGACAGCTTCCTGTTGATCGACCAAGGCCGTCTGAAACCGTTTGACGGCGATTTGAACGATTACCGCTTGTGGCGTTTGGCGCAGGAAAACGCCGCCGCCGTGCCTGCTGCTTCCGCACAAAGCCAAAGCCGTAAAGACACCAAACGCCTCGAAGCGCAGATTCGTCAGGAAAAAGCCAAACGCGGCAAACCGCTGCAACAAAAAATCGACAAAGCCGAAAAAGAAATCGCTGCGCTCACCAAACAGCAGACGGCTTGTGAAGCATTTTTGGCACAGGAAAGCGCGTATGAAGAAGCAAACAAAACCAAATTGCAGCAAACGCTCGCACAACTGGCGGAAACCAAAGTAAAATTAAGCGAATTGGAAGAAAACTGGCTGTTGTGGCAGGAAGAATTGGAGCGGGTGCTGGCAGAAGTGGACACCGAATTTTCCTGA
- a CDS encoding DUF4124 domain-containing protein: MKRNFCRYAAMLGVCTVLPVQAAVYACQNADGSTLYTSEPDAACFSQGSLPKISSYQDSGYRLGAADDKQPKRAKKATTKQTNARNAARQKDKSKQAEGRTKRQEKTINAQRSGSKGQGVAVFPVSAR; encoded by the coding sequence ATGAAGCGGAATTTTTGCCGGTATGCGGCAATGCTCGGCGTTTGCACCGTCTTGCCGGTGCAGGCGGCAGTTTATGCCTGTCAAAATGCAGACGGCAGTACCTTATATACTTCGGAGCCGGATGCCGCGTGTTTCAGTCAGGGCAGCCTGCCGAAAATCAGCAGTTATCAGGACAGCGGCTACCGTTTGGGTGCGGCAGACGACAAACAGCCGAAACGGGCAAAGAAAGCCACGACCAAGCAGACAAACGCCCGAAACGCTGCCCGTCAGAAGGATAAGTCGAAACAAGCCGAAGGACGGACAAAGCGGCAGGAAAAAACTATCAACGCGCAACGCTCCGGCAGTAAAGGGCAGGGTGTTGCCGTCTTTCCGGTGAGTGCGCGGTGA
- a CDS encoding DUF4124 domain-containing protein, which produces MSPTAAWGKIYACEQGGRISYTDRPEARCRAADLSGITVGRYSSSRLQTAEAVAEPPKKQTAKAVKLKPKPTAAQKAAAQTKASGVQGSRANLKNTAPPRVPVKMQTAADSRRRILETELGNERKALEAAQKALAQARAVQNGHVDKARLDSLQEAVLDRRQNIRALQRELGRM; this is translated from the coding sequence ATGAGTCCGACGGCAGCATGGGGGAAAATCTATGCTTGCGAACAGGGCGGCAGAATCAGTTATACAGACCGCCCCGAAGCCCGTTGCCGTGCAGCCGATTTGTCGGGCATCACAGTAGGCAGATACAGCAGCAGCCGTCTGCAAACGGCGGAAGCGGTTGCCGAACCGCCAAAAAAGCAGACGGCCAAAGCAGTCAAGCTGAAGCCGAAACCGACCGCCGCCCAGAAGGCTGCCGCCCAAACCAAGGCCTCCGGTGTGCAGGGCAGCCGGGCAAACCTGAAAAATACCGCGCCGCCTCGGGTTCCTGTGAAAATGCAGACGGCAGCAGACAGCCGCCGCCGTATTTTGGAAACGGAATTGGGCAATGAGCGGAAGGCTTTGGAAGCAGCGCAGAAAGCCTTGGCGCAGGCAAGGGCGGTGCAAAACGGCCATGTCGATAAAGCGCGCCTCGATAGCCTGCAGGAAGCCGTGCTCGACCGCCGGCAGAATATCCGTGCCTTGCAGCGGGAGCTGGGGCGGATGTAG
- the hfq gene encoding RNA chaperone Hfq — MTAKGQMLQDPFLNALRKEHVPVSIYLVNGIKLQGQVESFDQYVVLLRNTSVTQMVYKHAISTIVPARAVSLQHENKAPAAAPAQPAMVQVETNNPVAE; from the coding sequence ATGACAGCTAAAGGACAAATGTTACAAGATCCTTTCTTGAATGCGTTGCGTAAAGAACATGTGCCGGTTTCCATCTATCTGGTAAACGGTATCAAATTGCAAGGGCAGGTGGAGTCGTTCGACCAGTATGTCGTGCTGCTGCGTAACACATCAGTGACCCAGATGGTTTACAAACACGCTATTTCCACCATCGTCCCTGCCCGTGCAGTCAGCCTGCAACATGAAAATAAAGCTCCGGCAGCCGCGCCGGCCCAGCCTGCGATGGTTCAAGTGGAAACCAATAACCCGGTTGCAGAGTAA
- a CDS encoding class I SAM-dependent methyltransferase — protein MSPNQTLHNIIPFAHYLLQQRLSHGSRVLDGTAGNGNDTLLLAQSVGHEGRVWAFDVQEQALANTKGRLQNAGLDGRVELVKSSHANLADYVCEPLDAAVFNFGWLPGSDKSLTTQAASSIAALSAALTLLKPQGLLLAVLYPGHEAGQEEAAAVENWACGLPQQQYAVLKYGFVNRRNKPPYLLAVEKLRQK, from the coding sequence ATGAGCCCCAATCAGACCCTGCACAATATCATTCCTTTTGCCCATTATCTGCTGCAACAACGCCTGTCGCACGGCAGCCGCGTGCTGGACGGTACGGCCGGCAACGGCAACGATACGCTGCTGTTGGCGCAAAGCGTGGGACATGAAGGACGGGTATGGGCGTTTGACGTGCAGGAACAGGCCTTGGCCAACACCAAAGGCCGTCTGCAAAATGCCGGACTTGACGGGCGCGTCGAGCTGGTCAAGAGCAGCCATGCCAATCTGGCGGACTATGTTTGCGAACCGCTGGACGCGGCGGTATTCAATTTCGGCTGGCTGCCCGGCAGCGACAAAAGCCTGACCACACAGGCGGCAAGCAGTATCGCAGCGTTGTCGGCGGCATTAACGCTGCTCAAACCGCAAGGTTTGCTGCTGGCTGTACTTTATCCCGGACATGAGGCGGGGCAGGAAGAGGCTGCCGCTGTGGAAAACTGGGCTTGCGGTTTGCCGCAGCAGCAGTATGCCGTTTTAAAATACGGTTTCGTCAACCGCCGCAACAAGCCTCCGTATCTGTTGGCGGTTGAAAAGTTACGTCAAAAATGA
- a CDS encoding SirB2 family protein, with product MQYLIVKHSHILFVAITILLFNIRFFLLRAHPEKPLAGVWRALPHLNDTMLLFTALWLMKLTHLTPFNSPWLAVKVILLLVYIALGMVMMRARPRSGKFYSAYGLAMIAVAVIIYMARFKPYF from the coding sequence ATGCAATATTTGATTGTCAAACACAGCCACATCCTTTTTGTTGCCATCACTATTTTATTGTTTAATATCCGCTTTTTCCTGCTGCGCGCGCACCCTGAAAAACCGTTGGCAGGCGTTTGGCGCGCATTGCCGCACCTGAACGACACCATGTTGCTGTTTACCGCATTGTGGCTGATGAAGCTGACCCACCTGACTCCGTTCAATTCTCCGTGGCTTGCCGTCAAAGTCATACTGCTGCTGGTGTACATCGCATTGGGTATGGTGATGATGCGCGCCCGTCCGCGCAGCGGTAAATTTTACAGCGCATACGGATTGGCAATGATTGCGGTTGCCGTCATTATCTACATGGCGCGTTTCAAACCTTATTTTTGA
- the folK gene encoding 2-amino-4-hydroxy-6-hydroxymethyldihydropteridine diphosphokinase produces MNTYRCAVIALGSNLHQPAEQIRRALAALAAHPHIELEKTSSLYLTAPVGYDNQPDFVNAVCSIRTTLDGAALLAELNRIEAEFGRERSFRNAPRTLDLDIIDYNGEQSSDPHLTLPHPRAHERGFVMIPLAEILPDFEVGKHGKAADLAAKLEDEAVRKWEVV; encoded by the coding sequence ATGAACACATACCGTTGTGCCGTAATCGCATTGGGCAGCAATCTGCACCAGCCTGCCGAGCAAATCCGCCGCGCGTTGGCCGCGCTTGCCGCCCACCCGCATATAGAGTTGGAAAAAACATCATCGCTTTATTTGACTGCACCGGTGGGTTACGACAACCAGCCTGATTTCGTGAACGCCGTATGCAGCATCCGCACCACACTGGACGGCGCAGCCCTGCTGGCAGAGCTCAACCGTATCGAAGCCGAGTTCGGACGGGAACGCAGCTTCCGCAATGCCCCGCGTACCTTGGACTTGGACATCATCGATTACAACGGGGAGCAAAGCAGTGATCCGCATTTGACCCTGCCGCACCCGCGAGCCCACGAGCGCGGTTTTGTCATGATTCCTTTGGCCGAAATCCTGCCTGATTTTGAAGTGGGGAAACACGGTAAAGCGGCGGACTTGGCAGCCAAATTGGAAGATGAGGCAGTCCGTAAGTGGGAAGTGGTGTAA